The Naumovozyma dairenensis CBS 421 chromosome 3, complete genome genome has a window encoding:
- the NDAI0C06640 gene encoding uncharacterized protein, with the protein MITISENVVLIEGFIVLKSKDKQGVETKIIRNLTKTSKFFSTWERELLSIQSLVDIDEYQTTHSKCDLIPMPCKELFDYCTTVEKNCYVSEDGYQIVNARTPKRFHQLAQKYLVIPLYCKHKRTKYFYYKEESSTLIGALDFAVDRDIVHSKDSSFFEQEMNVSEITFTESDLSILRQFHQVKPQFIESTHELFLQIYSTVRQRYHRRPYLGSFANQGLGEVFPKDLQIPTIQKYSSLAAPFVYLIEVFPQLSFAQDIDSAELTDPPKSVDSMANWFTKKLLPGSSPSIWFLLLRVCCYNWTDVSLSYPALHKLNGYRQFVDSIRALATYSVLYRYLNHGAIAGDSKADEIFLTSVSEPWNWTKNMYHKLATAYQDYTKFNVKVCKPDAVLISGKKFSRSYIQEFYANVVARYDGCIEELRKYFADVWSVEAIAESVLNKGPNSKFVESRVVPKSSLFFIFDHATLLAQVPHPKSGVTIEPDVVAKIVTEMGVCLMWMIYFSSTGPYRFPDMVILKYAGNNRNLFIDAESRCFDIITSYSKTRTANYLCKSLDKKTSDYLFYYIFVARAVLKHALGKDYCNMSRDLFQETDTVAEQYLLRNYLARSVGGGDSEDDFDPVKYSSNVLNSFVFVDGLSHTLMHYHKFQSLLKVYPMSVDRSSRLSFRELRHGMIKLVREYVKVEGEDMDVMNVKERLAGHSAATGQGIYGNDVEIGVGADASLEEKYASLINSAWQNWLGLGYSKEREEGESAVARDACVKKYFSSNGSIKDLFVAGKKLYGKEFQFREGQFDVAVEIYLSGTQIIPIQALPGFGKTALFQIPLVALSYGEQKTVSFVFVPYVCLLSNMKLRLSSSGINCGILKDLFVNGPAVEEKNLFCDVYVGTFNDLGSENFVRLVNNWYNIYQDCILGMIVIDEFHNLETEQSYRGQSFRLIPEINFNLAWKVVVVTGTAGEKGMVKPMKFIGYDKEMCTSMVSNKNRILYFDLVNQIPLKNIVKKFQVFERSTVAETEVEKLVDRFMEYDTKSKVIIVCKEKVTVEKLYFRQDSEWVHGDLPSEEKIKKSRRFIEDEKCRIMIGTKLVSEGIDIKAVKLVIMLDYLPSIG; encoded by the coding sequence ATGATCACTATATCTGAAAATGTTGTCCTCATTGAAGGTTTCATTGTGTTGAAATCCAAGGATAAGCAAGGAGTTGAGACAAAAATCATTAGGAACCTTACTAAAACTTCCAAATTCTTTTCCACCTGGGAAAGAGAGTTGCTTTCCATTCAATCGTTGGTGGATATAGATGAATACCAAACTACCCATTCCAAGTGTGACTTAATTCCGATGCCTTGTAAAGAATTGTTCGATTATTGTACGACCGTAGAGAAAAACTGTTATGTGTCTGAAGATGGTTATCAGATTGTCAATGCTAGAACTCCAAAAAGGTTCCACCAACTAGCCCAAAAGTACCTAGTCATCCCATTGTATTGCAAACACAAGCGTACCAAATACTTTTACTACAAAGAGGAATCTTCCACCTTAATTGGTGCCCTTGATTTTGCTGTTGATAGAGATATTGTCCACTCCAAAGACTCGTCCTTCTTCGAGCAAGAAATGAATGTTAGCGAAATTACGTTCACTGAATCAGACTTATCAATTTTACGTCAGTTCCATCAGGTCAAACCTCAATTCATCGAGTCCACTCATGAGTTGTTTCTCCAAATTTATTCTACTGTTAGACAAAGATATCACCGTCGTCCATACTTGGGTTCTTTTGCTAACCAAGGTCTTGGTGAAGTCTTTCCAAAGGATCTTCAAATCCCTACGATTCAAAAATACTCCTCTTTAGCTGCCCCTTTTGTTTACCTAATTGAAGTTTTCCCTCAGTTATCGTTTGCTCAAGATATTGACTCTGCCGAACTAACTGACCCTCCAAAATCAGTTGATTCTATGGCTAATTGGTTTACCAAAAAATTGTTACCTGGCTCCTCACCTTCAATATGGTTTTTATTGTTGAGAGTCTGCTGTTACAATTGGACTGATGTGTCTTTGTCTTATCCAGCTCTTCATAAGTTGAATGGATATCGTCAATTTGTTGACTCCATTAGGGCTTTGGCTACTTATTCTGTTTTATATAGATACCTTAATCATGGTGCTATTGCAGGTGATTCAAAGGCTGATGAAATTTTCCTTACTAGTGTTAGTGAACCTTGGAATTGGACCAAGAATATGTACCACAAATTGGCAACTGCTTATCAAGATTATACCAAGTTCAACGTCAAGGTCTGTAAACCTGATGCTGTGTTGATCTCTGGTAAAAAATTCTCCAGATCTTACATCCAAGAATTTTATGCCAATGTTGTTGCCAGATATGATGGTTGTATTGAAGAGTTACGTAAATACTTTGCTGACGTCTGGTCCGTAGAAGCTATTGCTGAGTCTGTTCTTAACAAGGGCCCCAATTCCAAATTCGTTGAGAGTAGAGTTGTTCCTAAGAGTTCattgttttttatattcGATCATGCAACCTTACTAGCCCAAGTTCCTCATCCCAAATCTGGTGTTACCATTGAACCTGATGTCGTTGCTAAAATTGTGACTGAAATGGGTGTGTGCTTAATGtggatgatatatttttcaagtACTGGTCCTTACAGATTCCCAGATATGGTTATCTTAAAGTATGCTGGTAATAACAGAAATTTGTTTATCGATGCAGAATCTAGATGTTTCGATATCATTACTTCCTATTCCAAAACAAGAACAGCTAATTATTTATGCAAGTCTTTGGATAAGAAAACTTCAGATTACTTATTTTATTACATTTTTGTCGCAAGAGCAGTGTTGAAACATGCTCTCGGTAAGGATTATTGTAACATGAGCAGAGATTTATTCCAAGAAACTGACACAGTTGCAGAACAGTATTTACTAAGAAATTACTTGGCCAGATCAGTTGGTGGTGGTGATTcagaagatgattttgatcCTGTTAAATATTCCAGTAATGTTTTGAATTCCTTTGTGTTCGTTGATGGTCTGTCTCATACGTTGATGCATTACCATAAATTCCAATCGTTGTTGAAGGTGTACCCAATGTCTGTTGATAGGTCTTCGAGGTTGTCTTTTAGAGAGTTGAGACATGGAATGATCAAGCTAGTTCGTGAATATGTTAAAGTTGAAGGTGAAGATATGGATGTGATGAATGTAAAAGAGAGACTAGCTGGTCATTCTGCTGCAACTGGTCAAGGTATCTACGGTAACGATGTTGAGATTGGTGTTGGTGCAGATGCGTCGTTGGAGGAGAAATACGCTTCCTTAATCAATAGTGCCTGGCAAAATTGGTTAGGGCTTGGTTATAGcaaagaaagagaagaaggTGAGTCTGCTGTAGCTAGGGATGCATGTGTCAAGAAATActtttcatcaaatggtTCTATCAAGGATTTGTTTGTTGCCGGTAAGAAGTTGTATGGTAAggaatttcaattcagaGAAGGTCAATTTGATGTTGCTGtggaaatttatttatcaGGCACTCAGATCATCCCTATTCAAGCTCTTCCAGGTTTTGGGAAAACTGCTCTGTTTCAGATTCCTTTGGTTGCATTATCTTATGGTGAACAAAAGACTGTTTCATTTGTGTTTGTCCCTTATGTTTGTTTGCTATCGAATATGAAACTAAGACTATCTTCAAGTGGTATTAATTGTGGTATTCTCAAGGATTTGTTTGTTAATGGTCCAGCTGTTGAAGAGAAAAACTTGTTTTGTGATGTTTACGTTGGTACCTTTAACGATTTAGGTTCTGAGAATTTTGTCCGGTTGGTCAATAATTGgtacaatatatatcaagATTGTATTCTAGGTATGATTGTCATTGATGAGTTTCACAACTTAGAGACTGAACAATCGTACCGTGGACAATCTTTTAGATTGATTCCTGAGATTAACTTTAATCTTGCTTGGaaggtggtggtggtgaCAGGTACTGCTGGTGAAAAGGGTATGGTCAAACCTATGAAATTTATTGGTTATGACAAGGAGATGTGTACGTCGATGGTGTCCAATAAGAACAGAATCTTGTACTTTGATTTGGTTAATCAAATTCCTCTCAAGAATATTGTGAAGAAGTTCcaagtttttgaaagatcTACTGTGGCAGAGACTGAGGTGGAAAAGTTGGTAGATAGATTCATGGAGTATGATACCAAGTCCAAGGTGATTATTGTTTGCAAGGAGAAGGTTACTGTTG